The following proteins are encoded in a genomic region of Phycisphaerae bacterium:
- a CDS encoding matrixin family metalloprotease codes for MHVHRSFHAPTAGGSTVLFALLLCLPLACDTMPVGDLGGAQSGDLSGSGIAGSIKEAGDNSAFERAQSAIVGPDQTITISGAIDSPNDIDLYALGEFNAGDRFTIDVKGENGFNTVAAVFNGANELIDANDDRGYYSGQIDPYISRVLREDTDNLYLGITVSSRAHFGNSQGRYDRGSYTVTVKREAGGIMQEARRQLVYLDFDGGSTVQIGMEPATVMRPFSAESISARLRGQTDYIIDRAIQHMKRDYADYNVEFRDSRRNPRPTEPHSTLYFGNYHASYLGLADNVDTYNIYLEQDAIIYTEDLAMFESLLPSVEETALCIANIASHELGHLLGLEHSRDTLSCMATAATARQIIEHDLEFRRSMMQSDVFPIGFQNEPALLMKNLGPNPRRNSAKVFLEDLMPAANEGAWRDDLGIVDIPIMPCGRCAH; via the coding sequence ATGCACGTTCACCGGTCCTTCCACGCCCCGACTGCGGGCGGTTCAACTGTCTTGTTCGCGCTTCTTCTCTGCTTGCCACTGGCGTGCGACACCATGCCGGTCGGTGATCTCGGTGGGGCTCAAAGCGGCGATCTGTCGGGAAGCGGCATCGCGGGGTCCATCAAGGAAGCCGGTGATAACAGCGCGTTCGAGCGTGCCCAATCGGCGATTGTCGGACCCGATCAAACAATCACCATTTCCGGCGCCATCGATTCGCCGAATGACATTGATCTATATGCACTCGGCGAGTTCAACGCTGGCGATCGCTTCACGATCGACGTCAAGGGTGAAAACGGTTTCAACACCGTCGCCGCCGTCTTCAATGGCGCCAATGAACTCATCGACGCCAACGACGATCGCGGTTACTACTCCGGACAGATCGATCCTTATATCTCCCGTGTACTGCGCGAGGACACCGACAACCTCTACCTCGGCATCACGGTCTCAAGCCGGGCCCATTTCGGAAACTCACAGGGCCGGTACGATCGCGGCTCATACACCGTCACGGTCAAGCGAGAAGCCGGCGGCATCATGCAGGAAGCACGCAGGCAACTGGTCTATCTCGATTTCGACGGCGGTTCCACCGTTCAGATCGGAATGGAGCCGGCGACTGTCATGCGCCCCTTCTCCGCCGAATCGATCTCCGCCCGGCTGCGCGGACAGACCGATTACATCATCGATCGCGCCATTCAGCATATGAAACGCGACTATGCCGATTACAACGTCGAGTTTCGAGACAGCCGTCGGAATCCCCGGCCCACGGAGCCGCATTCAACCCTGTACTTCGGTAATTACCACGCCAGCTACCTCGGCCTGGCGGACAACGTGGACACTTACAATATCTATCTGGAGCAGGACGCCATCATCTACACCGAAGACCTCGCGATGTTCGAATCCCTGCTGCCGTCCGTCGAGGAAACCGCCCTATGCATCGCAAATATCGCCTCGCACGAACTGGGTCATCTTCTCGGTCTTGAGCATTCGCGCGACACGCTCAGTTGTATGGCGACGGCCGCGACGGCTCGGCAGATTATTGAGCACGATCTCGAATTCCGTCGGAGCATGATGCAAAGTGACGTGTTCCCCATCGGCTTTCAGAATGAGCCGGCATTGCTGATGAAGAATCTGGGCCCGAATCCGAGGCGCAACTCGGCGAAGGTCTTCCTCGAAGATCTGATGCCGGCCGCAAATGAAGGCGCATGGCGCGATGATCTGGGGATCGTTGATATTCCGATCATGCCCTGCGGTCGGTGTGCCCACTAG
- a CDS encoding methyltransferase domain-containing protein — protein sequence MSVRFFREFIRDPASVGAIAPSSAGLARMISGQIDLNAADFVVEIGPGSGAFTEAILDRLKPGARLIAVENNPSMAATLRQRFPRLSVYECSAVELSNILVAAEMPHADCIVSGLPWAAFDDALQDALLGAILSALAPGGRFATFAYLQGLLLPAGRRFCRKLNGAFAEVTRSPTVWRNLPPAFVYRCRR from the coding sequence ATGAGCGTGAGATTTTTCCGTGAATTCATCCGAGACCCGGCGTCGGTCGGGGCCATCGCTCCCAGTTCAGCCGGCCTGGCTCGAATGATATCTGGGCAGATAGATCTCAATGCCGCCGATTTCGTCGTGGAGATCGGACCCGGCAGCGGAGCCTTCACGGAGGCGATTCTGGATCGGCTGAAGCCCGGCGCTCGGTTGATCGCAGTTGAGAACAATCCCTCGATGGCCGCCACGCTTCGTCAGCGATTTCCGCGCCTATCCGTGTACGAATGCTCGGCCGTCGAGTTGAGTAATATCCTTGTTGCGGCGGAAATGCCGCACGCGGATTGCATCGTCAGCGGACTTCCGTGGGCGGCTTTCGACGATGCGCTCCAGGATGCACTGCTCGGCGCGATACTCTCGGCACTTGCGCCGGGGGGGCGATTCGCAACGTTCGCCTATCTTCAAGGCCTTCTACTGCCGGCCGGTCGCCGCTTCTGCCGAAAACTCAACGGCGCGTTCGCCGAGGTCACGCGTTCACCGACCGTCTGGCGAAATCTTCCGCCGGCATTCGTCTATCGATGCCGCCGCTGA
- a CDS encoding carbonic anhydrase, with translation MSKRWRVFHRVGVWTGAVFSLFAFGCAGTEGGPWDDPTATPFNRLCNGNARFSSGAIQHPHADRGRRLSTLEHGQHPYATVLTCSDSRVMPEMIFDAGIGDLFVIRVAGHVCAADETGSIEYAVDHLGTPLLVVMGHEFCGAVTSACHHARERGDIPEILSRIEPSVRAVEQRGPWASDAAMVSAAVRENVVHTIAELTHRSESVRMAMASGRLRVLGCVYDLRTGRVTWLDEQPGRSDDKADPDASAAASIDECRRKISPDGR, from the coding sequence ATGTCTAAGCGATGGCGTGTGTTTCATCGAGTCGGCGTTTGGACGGGGGCTGTATTTTCATTATTCGCGTTCGGCTGCGCCGGTACGGAAGGGGGGCCGTGGGACGATCCGACCGCGACGCCGTTCAATCGGCTTTGCAACGGTAACGCGAGATTCTCCTCAGGTGCGATTCAGCATCCGCACGCCGACCGGGGCCGTCGGCTCTCGACGCTGGAGCACGGACAGCACCCGTATGCGACGGTGCTGACATGTTCGGACTCGCGGGTCATGCCGGAGATGATTTTTGACGCCGGAATCGGGGATCTGTTCGTGATTCGCGTGGCGGGGCACGTTTGCGCGGCGGACGAGACGGGATCGATTGAATATGCGGTGGATCACCTGGGGACGCCGCTGCTGGTGGTGATGGGGCATGAATTCTGTGGTGCTGTGACTTCAGCGTGTCACCATGCCCGGGAGCGCGGAGATATTCCGGAGATTCTGTCAAGAATCGAGCCGTCGGTCCGGGCGGTGGAGCAGCGCGGGCCGTGGGCGTCCGACGCGGCGATGGTGTCGGCGGCGGTTCGAGAAAACGTGGTTCATACGATCGCCGAACTCACTCATCGCAGCGAATCGGTCCGGATGGCAATGGCGTCGGGACGGCTGCGCGTGCTCGGATGCGTGTACGACCTTCGCACGGGGCGCGTGACGTGGCTTGACGAACAGCCGGGACGCAGCGATGACAAAGCGGATCCCGATGCCTCAGCGGCGGCATCGATAGACGAATGCCGGCGGAAGATTTCGCCAGACGGTCGGTGA
- the sulP gene encoding sulfate permease — protein sequence MSRFIPKSLVCLREGYSQRTVIGDVIAGITVGIIALPLAMAFGIASIPEKVATESGLSPPAIGLYTAVIAGFLISALGGSRVQIGGPTGAFIVIVYSISLRHGYAGLATATLMAGVIVILMGVARIGGMIKFIPYPVTTGFTSGIAVIIFSSQVRDFFGLRMGETPAEFIEKWRAFIAHSASWSVETTAVGAGSLAVIVLIRRFAPRLPGAIVAVVLASAVAWYFKLPVETIGSKFGSIPRGLPIPKLPPIDWTNIRDLIPDATTIAMLAAIESLLSAVVADGMTGNRHKADCELVALGTANIASILFGGLPATGAIARTTANVKSGGKTPLAGMIHAITLLFIMLLLAPMAGLIPLATLAAILIVVAWNMSEIDHFRSILRAPRSDILVLLTTFGLTVFTDLTIAVGVGMVLASLLFMKRMSDVADISAITSELANGADEFEETPDPNAISRRNVPSEVEVYEINGPFFFGMADRLKDTLTQFERPPKVFILRMRRVPSIDATGLHALKEFLGKCRRQGTRLILSGVHAQPLVAFARSGFAPLIGEENMFGNIDDALAAARVHLGLEAVARPAFAEPVVRREKGR from the coding sequence ATGTCACGATTCATACCGAAGTCCCTCGTCTGTTTGCGTGAAGGCTATTCGCAACGCACCGTGATTGGTGATGTGATCGCGGGAATCACGGTCGGCATCATCGCGCTTCCGCTTGCGATGGCGTTCGGCATCGCGTCGATCCCGGAAAAAGTCGCAACCGAGTCGGGACTTTCTCCGCCCGCGATCGGGCTTTACACGGCAGTGATTGCTGGTTTTCTGATTTCCGCGCTGGGCGGAAGCCGGGTGCAGATCGGCGGACCTACCGGCGCATTCATCGTCATTGTCTATTCGATCTCGTTGCGCCACGGCTACGCGGGTCTGGCGACGGCGACGCTGATGGCGGGCGTGATTGTGATCCTCATGGGGGTCGCGCGGATCGGCGGCATGATCAAGTTCATTCCCTATCCGGTGACAACCGGATTCACGTCGGGCATCGCGGTCATCATCTTCTCGTCGCAAGTGCGAGATTTCTTCGGTTTGCGTATGGGAGAGACGCCGGCGGAGTTCATCGAGAAATGGCGGGCTTTCATCGCGCATTCGGCGTCGTGGAGCGTCGAGACGACGGCGGTCGGCGCGGGTTCGCTGGCCGTGATTGTACTGATACGCCGCTTCGCGCCGCGTCTGCCCGGCGCAATCGTCGCGGTCGTGCTTGCGTCAGCTGTTGCATGGTATTTCAAGCTACCGGTCGAGACGATCGGCTCGAAATTCGGCAGCATCCCTCGCGGCCTGCCGATTCCGAAACTGCCACCGATCGATTGGACCAATATCCGCGACCTGATTCCCGACGCGACGACGATCGCAATGCTGGCGGCCATTGAGTCCTTGCTCTCGGCCGTGGTCGCGGACGGCATGACAGGCAATCGGCACAAGGCGGATTGCGAACTGGTTGCCCTGGGTACAGCCAACATTGCATCGATACTGTTCGGCGGCCTTCCTGCAACGGGCGCGATAGCGAGAACAACCGCCAACGTGAAAAGCGGAGGCAAGACGCCTCTGGCAGGCATGATTCACGCAATTACGTTGCTCTTCATTATGCTGCTGCTTGCGCCGATGGCCGGCCTGATTCCCTTGGCGACCTTGGCGGCGATACTGATTGTCGTCGCGTGGAACATGAGCGAGATTGACCATTTCCGGTCGATCCTTCGTGCGCCGCGGAGTGACATTCTCGTGCTGCTGACCACGTTTGGTCTGACCGTTTTCACGGATCTGACGATTGCCGTCGGCGTGGGAATGGTGCTTGCGTCGCTGCTGTTCATGAAGCGGATGTCGGATGTGGCGGACATCAGCGCGATTACCTCCGAACTTGCCAACGGAGCAGATGAGTTCGAGGAAACGCCTGATCCGAATGCCATTTCGCGGCGAAACGTTCCGTCGGAAGTCGAAGTCTATGAGATCAACGGCCCGTTCTTTTTCGGGATGGCCGATCGGCTGAAGGACACGCTGACGCAGTTCGAACGTCCGCCGAAGGTTTTCATTCTGCGCATGCGGAGAGTTCCTTCGATTGACGCGACCGGCCTTCATGCGTTAAAGGAGTTTCTCGGAAAGTGTCGGCGTCAGGGCACTCGATTGATTCTTTCGGGTGTGCATGCGCAGCCGCTGGTTGCGTTTGCGCGGTCGGGTTTCGCTCCGTTGATCGGCGAAGAGAACATGTTTGGAAACATTGACGACGCGCTTGCCGCGGCGCGCGTTCATCTTGGACTGGAGGCGGTCGCGCGGCCGGCATTCGCGGAGCCGGTCGTCCGGCGTGAAAAAGGTCGATAA
- the vsr gene encoding DNA mismatch endonuclease Vsr has protein sequence MPDTLTPAQRRTCMAAIRGKDTKPELIVRSVAHRLGFRFRLHSTDLPGKPDLVFPSRRAVVFVHGCYWHMHACKRGRSTPATNAEFWREKRNTNRERDRRTLAVLHRAGWRVLVVWECQLRDLDKLASRLRAFLEPAQAE, from the coding sequence GTGCCCGACACGCTCACCCCCGCGCAGCGACGCACATGCATGGCCGCGATTCGCGGTAAGGACACCAAGCCCGAGTTGATCGTGCGCAGCGTTGCCCACCGTCTGGGCTTTCGGTTCCGACTCCACTCTACCGACCTGCCCGGCAAGCCCGATCTTGTATTCCCTTCGCGTCGCGCCGTCGTGTTCGTGCATGGCTGCTACTGGCACATGCACGCTTGCAAGCGAGGCCGCAGCACCCCCGCAACCAACGCCGAGTTCTGGCGGGAGAAGCGGAACACGAACCGCGAACGGGATCGTCGCACGCTCGCGGTGCTTCATCGCGCCGGGTGGCGCGTGCTGGTCGTGTGGGAGTGCCAGTTACGCGACCTTGACAAACTCGCGTCGCGCTTGCGGGCGTTTCTTGAGCCGGCGCAAGCCGAGTAA
- a CDS encoding HNH endonuclease: protein MKHARFHGFRSVRLSAACAPPVATSRRPVGAKNSEPGKKCRLQIDHVIPISQGGTDEEHNLRAVCHGYNKDKANLKVPTSRDAISAMALIRRQPRDVQLEVYEFLAKKFGAKPGGK, encoded by the coding sequence ATGAAACACGCTCGCTTCCACGGGTTCCGCTCCGTCCGCCTGTCGGCGGCCTGCGCTCCACCCGTGGCTACATCCCGGCGCCCCGTTGGGGCGAAGAACAGCGAACCGGGCAAGAAGTGCCGCCTGCAAATCGATCACGTCATCCCGATCAGCCAAGGCGGCACGGATGAAGAACACAACCTCCGCGCAGTCTGCCACGGGTACAACAAGGACAAGGCCAATCTCAAGGTGCCAACCTCCCGCGACGCCATCAGCGCCATGGCACTGATCCGCCGCCAGCCGCGCGACGTTCAGTTGGAGGTCTACGAGTTCCTCGCAAAGAAGTTCGGCGCGAAGCCCGGCGGGAAGTGA